Proteins from a single region of Abyssalbus ytuae:
- a CDS encoding beta-L-arabinofuranosidase domain-containing protein: MKSFFKIVFGFILFTILISCNPVETVQETISIVKIPDTGSVNINYISNKKPLKPNVLIKLPVGQIKPENWMEVILQRQAGGLMGHLNEISAWLQNENNAWLSDDGKGTGGWEEVPYWLKGYGNTAYVLQDEKMLEETKKWIEAAIASQRPDGNFGPVRIGEDGSQDFWANMIMLYCLQSYYEYTNDGRVLEMMSEYFKYQLSVPDELFLSKIHYWQRIRGGDNLYSVIWLYNRTGEKWLLDLAEKIHKNTAPWSKRDNSLEDIHNWKEKRESTDWPDWYSNLVDWHNVNVAQCFRESAQYYQLSHNDNDLEATYENFHIIRKYFGQVPGGMFGADENARPGYDDPRQGIETCGVVEQMNSDEHLLRITGDTFWADHVEEVAFNTLPATMMPDLKSLRYITSPNMVLNDDKNHRPGIMNQGPFLMMNPFSSRCCQHNHGQGWPYLVENAWMATPDNGLAAVLYVPSEVKARVADNKEIEIVSNTHYPFEEDLKFVLTVPEGEVHFPLYLRIPSWSDKKKLKINDKEVEIPAESGKYIRIDRKWKDGDVVTLSLPKKLKVKKWERNHNSVSVNYGPLTFSLNIGENYVKKESDKTAIGDSKWQEGVNKEKWPSYEIYPSTAWNYGLVLNEDNPEESFTIEKKKWPESNFPFTVNEVPFIIKVKAKKIPEWTIDQFGLAGELQDSPVLSTQEEETVELIPMGAARLRISAFPVIGKETNANKWELKIK, encoded by the coding sequence ATGAAAAGTTTTTTTAAAATCGTCTTTGGTTTTATACTTTTTACAATTTTGATATCCTGCAACCCCGTTGAAACAGTACAGGAAACCATATCAATTGTTAAAATACCCGACACGGGGTCTGTTAATATTAATTATATAAGCAATAAAAAACCCCTGAAACCAAATGTTTTGATTAAACTTCCGGTAGGTCAGATAAAACCTGAAAACTGGATGGAAGTTATTTTACAAAGGCAGGCCGGAGGGCTTATGGGACATCTTAACGAAATCAGTGCATGGCTTCAGAATGAAAACAATGCGTGGTTATCTGATGATGGAAAAGGAACCGGGGGATGGGAAGAAGTACCATACTGGTTGAAAGGTTATGGTAACACTGCCTATGTTCTTCAGGATGAAAAAATGCTTGAGGAAACAAAGAAATGGATTGAAGCGGCCATTGCCAGCCAGCGACCGGACGGAAATTTTGGTCCTGTGAGGATAGGTGAAGATGGTTCACAGGATTTCTGGGCTAATATGATTATGCTATACTGCTTGCAGTCATATTATGAATACACCAACGACGGCAGGGTTTTAGAGATGATGTCTGAATATTTTAAATATCAGTTGAGTGTACCTGATGAACTGTTTCTTTCTAAAATCCATTACTGGCAGAGAATTAGGGGAGGCGACAACCTCTATAGTGTCATATGGCTTTACAATCGGACAGGAGAAAAATGGCTTTTGGATCTGGCCGAAAAAATTCATAAAAATACAGCTCCATGGAGTAAAAGAGACAATTCCCTTGAAGACATTCATAACTGGAAAGAAAAGAGAGAGAGTACCGACTGGCCAGATTGGTATTCAAACCTGGTAGATTGGCATAATGTAAATGTGGCTCAGTGTTTCCGGGAATCTGCACAATATTATCAGCTCAGCCATAATGATAATGATCTTGAGGCCACTTATGAAAATTTTCATATCATACGAAAATATTTTGGCCAGGTTCCCGGAGGAATGTTTGGAGCTGATGAAAATGCCCGCCCCGGTTATGATGATCCGAGACAAGGAATTGAAACCTGTGGTGTAGTGGAGCAAATGAATTCTGATGAACATCTTTTACGAATTACCGGAGATACCTTTTGGGCAGATCATGTAGAAGAAGTGGCATTTAATACCCTGCCCGCTACCATGATGCCTGATTTAAAATCCCTTCGATATATTACAAGCCCCAATATGGTCCTTAATGATGATAAAAATCATAGGCCGGGAATTATGAATCAGGGACCGTTTCTAATGATGAATCCGTTTAGTTCAAGGTGCTGTCAGCACAATCACGGACAAGGGTGGCCTTATTTGGTTGAAAATGCATGGATGGCCACTCCCGATAATGGGTTAGCGGCCGTTTTATATGTGCCTTCAGAAGTAAAAGCAAGGGTAGCTGATAATAAAGAAATAGAAATTGTTTCAAATACCCACTATCCTTTTGAAGAAGATCTCAAATTTGTATTGACTGTTCCGGAAGGAGAAGTTCATTTTCCGCTTTATCTCCGTATTCCTTCATGGAGTGATAAAAAGAAGTTGAAAATTAACGATAAAGAAGTTGAAATACCTGCTGAATCCGGAAAATATATCCGTATTGACCGAAAATGGAAAGATGGGGATGTGGTAACTTTATCCTTACCAAAAAAATTGAAAGTAAAAAAATGGGAAAGAAATCATAATAGTGTAAGTGTTAATTATGGGCCACTTACTTTTAGTCTCAACATAGGAGAAAACTATGTAAAGAAAGAAAGTGATAAAACAGCCATAGGCGATTCTAAATGGCAGGAAGGAGTTAATAAAGAAAAGTGGCCTTCCTATGAAATTTATCCTTCTACAGCATGGAATTACGGATTGGTTTTAAATGAGGATAACCCGGAAGAATCGTTTACAATTGAAAAAAAGAAATGGCCGGAAAGCAATTTCCCTTTTACCGTAAACGAAGTGCCTTTTATTATAAAAGTAAAAGCAAAAAAAATTCCTGAATGGACAATAGATCAATTTGGTTTGGCTGGAGAGTTACAGGATAGTCCTGTACTTTCTACCCAGGAAGAAGAAACCGTTGAACTTATTCCTATGGGGGCGGCGAGGTTGAGAATATCTGCTTTTCCAGTCATAGGCAAAGAGACAAATGCAAACAAGTGGGAATTAAAAATAAAATGA
- a CDS encoding glutaminase family protein, whose product MRKNIFLYAFIFFQGLLNAQQRQAPAYPLITHDPYFSIWSMEDEVNQIATKHWTGRDHSLVGMLKVDGKIYRFLGKKSDVYKEILPASDHTNYQVKCMETEPEDNWMMPGFDDSAWDTAASPIGNIEGVSETMWETRDIWIRREFNLDDADFDPVLKVRNDDDIFLYVNGELVFEAGCCNDAYKMVSIKDKLKGKLKKGKNILAMHVVNTGGAAYLDAGIAEKIILPDIAVEAKQNKVEVNATQTIYEFECGNVDLKLTFTSPLLMDNLNLMSRPVSYIDTEVKSNDGKKHDVELYFGASSDIAVNNIIQNVSAEKYNAGKLSILKAGTMEQQVLIKKGDDLRIDWGYLYVAVPSGKFTTQFITDKSLSDPFSPSKKNITSGKSIFLNTLINMGRVSKSVKKQTIMLGYDDIYSINYFGKKLRPWWNKDGSNSIENELQSAYKEYTSIIKKCTEFDKKLYEDALKAGGKEYASILEIAYRQSIAAHKLVESPQGEILFLSKENNSNGSINTVDVTYPSAPLYLVYNPDLLKGMLNGIFYYTESGKWTKPFPAHDLGTYPIATGQTYGGDMPVEEAGNMIILTAAIARAEGNADYAAKHWESLTQWIDYLSKEGLDPANQLCTDDFAGHLARNANLSVKAIVAIAGYSYLADLLGKKEVAKKYSVMSKSMAKEWMELANAGDHYALTFNDKNTWSQKYNLVWDKIMNLNTFPEEVISKELKYYLTKQNAYGLPLDNRADYTKSDWILWTATLADDLAVFKQIANPVYKFAVETPDRVPMSDWHMTTSGNLRGFKARSVVGGYFIKMIEQEWKSK is encoded by the coding sequence ATGAGAAAAAATATTTTTCTTTATGCATTTATATTTTTCCAGGGATTACTCAATGCTCAACAACGACAAGCCCCTGCGTATCCCTTAATAACCCACGATCCTTATTTTAGTATATGGTCTATGGAAGATGAGGTCAATCAAATAGCCACTAAGCATTGGACAGGGAGAGATCATTCGCTGGTAGGAATGCTGAAAGTAGATGGGAAGATATACAGGTTTTTAGGAAAGAAAAGTGACGTGTACAAGGAAATACTTCCCGCAAGTGATCATACAAACTATCAGGTGAAATGTATGGAAACGGAACCGGAAGATAATTGGATGATGCCCGGGTTTGATGATAGTGCCTGGGATACTGCTGCTTCTCCCATCGGCAATATAGAAGGGGTATCCGAAACCATGTGGGAAACCCGGGATATTTGGATAAGGAGGGAGTTCAATTTAGATGATGCAGATTTTGATCCCGTTTTAAAAGTAAGGAACGACGATGATATTTTTCTGTATGTCAACGGAGAATTGGTTTTTGAAGCCGGTTGTTGTAATGACGCTTATAAAATGGTTTCCATAAAAGACAAGTTGAAAGGCAAATTAAAAAAAGGTAAAAATATATTAGCAATGCATGTAGTAAATACAGGAGGAGCAGCTTATTTAGATGCCGGTATTGCCGAAAAAATAATACTTCCGGATATTGCCGTAGAGGCAAAACAAAACAAGGTCGAAGTAAATGCTACCCAAACTATTTATGAATTTGAATGCGGAAATGTAGACTTGAAACTCACATTTACCTCACCATTGTTAATGGACAATTTGAATCTTATGTCAAGACCTGTTTCATATATTGATACTGAGGTAAAATCTAATGACGGAAAAAAACATGATGTTGAATTATACTTTGGCGCTTCATCCGATATTGCCGTAAATAATATTATACAAAATGTTTCAGCAGAAAAATATAATGCAGGTAAATTAAGCATTCTGAAAGCAGGTACGATGGAGCAACAGGTTTTAATAAAAAAAGGCGATGACTTAAGAATTGATTGGGGATATTTATATGTAGCCGTACCTTCCGGAAAGTTCACCACTCAATTCATTACGGATAAAAGTTTGTCAGATCCTTTCTCTCCCTCCAAAAAAAATATTACCAGTGGGAAAAGTATATTTTTAAATACACTTATAAATATGGGGAGAGTCTCAAAATCAGTAAAAAAGCAAACAATCATGTTGGGGTATGACGATATTTATTCAATCAATTATTTTGGAAAAAAACTTCGTCCATGGTGGAATAAAGATGGTAGTAATTCTATTGAAAACGAACTTCAATCAGCATATAAAGAATATACGTCAATAATCAAAAAATGTACGGAATTTGATAAGAAATTATATGAGGATGCTTTGAAGGCAGGAGGAAAAGAATATGCCAGTATTCTTGAAATAGCTTATCGTCAGAGTATTGCCGCACATAAACTGGTAGAAAGTCCGCAAGGGGAAATCTTATTTCTTTCTAAGGAAAATAACAGTAACGGATCCATCAATACAGTAGATGTTACATATCCATCGGCCCCTCTTTATCTTGTATACAATCCCGATCTCTTAAAAGGAATGCTGAATGGAATTTTTTACTATACCGAAAGCGGGAAATGGACCAAACCTTTTCCCGCACATGATCTGGGAACATACCCTATCGCAACAGGGCAAACATATGGAGGTGATATGCCGGTGGAAGAAGCCGGAAATATGATTATTCTAACAGCGGCGATTGCCAGGGCTGAAGGAAATGCAGATTATGCTGCAAAGCATTGGGAAAGCCTTACACAATGGATAGATTATTTGAGTAAAGAAGGGTTAGATCCTGCAAATCAGTTATGTACGGATGATTTTGCAGGACATTTAGCCAGAAATGCAAACCTCTCTGTAAAAGCAATTGTTGCTATCGCAGGTTATAGTTATTTAGCTGATTTATTAGGGAAAAAAGAAGTAGCAAAAAAATATTCTGTAATGTCAAAAAGTATGGCAAAAGAATGGATGGAATTAGCCAATGCTGGAGACCATTATGCGCTTACTTTTAATGATAAAAATACCTGGAGCCAGAAGTATAACCTGGTTTGGGATAAAATTATGAACCTGAATACTTTTCCTGAAGAAGTTATTTCTAAAGAACTAAAATATTATTTAACAAAACAAAATGCCTACGGATTACCACTCGATAACAGAGCAGATTATACAAAATCCGACTGGATATTATGGACGGCTACTTTAGCCGACGACTTGGCTGTTTTTAAACAAATTGCAAATCCGGTATACAAATTTGCTGTTGAAACACCCGATCGTGTTCCTATGAGTGATTGGCATATGACTACCAGCGGGAATTTAAGAGGGTTTAAAGCAAGAAGTGTAGTAGGAGGATATTTCATTAAAATGATTGAACAAGAATGGAAATCAAAATAA
- a CDS encoding aldose epimerase family protein: protein MKLKQPYFLPFILICMFLSCKKSKETGAEIQASGSKIIHNQEAILPSGNFDTIINNKQVNLYWLKNDKIKAAFTNYGGRLAALWVPDVNGQMTDVVVGMNSVKAFIESTEPYFGATIGRVGNRIAGGKFTLKGRTYTVPQNNNGNALHGGNKGFQDVVWEAKQPNDSTLILHYKSPDMEEGFPGNLDVTVTYVLTSDRGLQMEYEAVTDKATPVNLTNHAFFNLNGEGKGSILNHKVQIYADKFTPVDSTLIPLGNLIDVNGTPFDFKDSHTIGERIEIDDEQLKNGGGYDHNFVLTGKQFNRMNHAATVIGDKSGIVMNIYTKEPGLQFYSGNFMQGKNIFKSGVSDEYRTAFAMETQHFPDAPNQPEFPSIILEPNEKYHTISQYKFTVINQ, encoded by the coding sequence ATGAAATTAAAGCAACCTTACTTTTTGCCTTTTATATTAATTTGTATGTTTCTTTCATGTAAGAAAAGTAAAGAAACAGGTGCAGAGATACAGGCTTCCGGGAGCAAGATTATCCATAATCAAGAAGCAATATTGCCATCCGGAAATTTTGACACTATTATAAATAATAAGCAAGTAAACCTTTATTGGCTAAAAAATGATAAGATAAAAGCAGCTTTCACAAACTATGGTGGCCGTTTGGCAGCCCTTTGGGTGCCAGATGTAAATGGTCAAATGACGGATGTGGTAGTAGGAATGAATTCCGTAAAAGCTTTTATAGAATCTACCGAACCTTATTTTGGAGCTACAATAGGACGTGTTGGTAATAGAATAGCAGGCGGAAAGTTTACTTTAAAAGGAAGAACTTATACAGTACCCCAAAATAATAACGGAAATGCATTACACGGTGGAAATAAAGGTTTTCAGGATGTAGTTTGGGAAGCAAAACAGCCTAACGACAGTACTTTGATCTTACACTATAAATCCCCTGATATGGAAGAAGGCTTTCCGGGAAATTTAGACGTCACAGTAACTTATGTTTTAACGTCTGACCGTGGACTTCAAATGGAATATGAAGCGGTTACCGATAAGGCAACTCCGGTAAACCTTACCAATCATGCTTTCTTTAATCTCAATGGAGAGGGAAAAGGAAGTATTCTTAATCATAAAGTGCAGATTTATGCCGATAAATTTACACCTGTAGACAGTACATTGATACCGCTTGGTAACTTAATAGATGTAAATGGAACGCCTTTTGACTTTAAAGATTCTCATACCATAGGAGAGCGGATTGAAATTGATGATGAACAATTGAAAAATGGTGGAGGCTATGATCATAATTTTGTCCTGACCGGTAAACAATTTAACCGGATGAATCATGCTGCTACAGTAATTGGAGATAAATCTGGAATTGTTATGAATATTTATACAAAGGAACCGGGTCTGCAATTTTATAGTGGCAATTTTATGCAAGGCAAAAACATATTCAAATCAGGAGTTTCTGATGAATACCGCACTGCTTTTGCAATGGAAACTCAGCATTTTCCCGATGCACCCAATCAACCTGAATTTCCTTCAATTATTCTGGAACCCAATGAAAAATACCATACAATTTCCCAATATAAGTTTACAGTAATAAATCAATAA